The Polypterus senegalus isolate Bchr_013 chromosome 1, ASM1683550v1, whole genome shotgun sequence genome includes a window with the following:
- the LOC120518507 gene encoding erythroid membrane-associated protein-like: MQPAARLPEAYISEWTLGNTLKTVGIQKRKCTSPNDSSRVVATCLSPQGPVKVDGFPQFLEVQSDALESVDHLIIHSVTQLSSSAEKSQRVTNAEWRRICSSAADVTFDPETAHPYLIVSEDGKEVRQTDTQQGVMDNPKRFDYCVNVLAREGFTSGRHYWEVEVGGKTDWILGVTRESINRKERITLSPDNGYWTVWLRNENEYEALNYSSVILPLRVKPQTVGVFLDYDEGQVSFYNAQSRSHLYTFTDSFTEPLYPYFSPCNNDGGKNAAPLVTHTLTPLY, from the exons ATGCAGCCTGCAGCACGACTCCCTGAGGCCTACATTTCAGAGTGGACTTTGGGCAACACCCTCAAAACAGTTGGCATTCAGAAGAGGAAATGCACTAGCCCAAACGA TTCCTCAAGAGTCGTGGCCACCTGCCTATCACCACAGGGGCCTGTAAAAGTGGACGGCTTCCCACAGTTCCTGGAGGTTCAGTCGGATGCACTTGAGAGTG TTGACCACCTGATTATTCATTCAGTAACACAGCTCTCTTCTTCTGCAGAAAAGTCACAACGCGTCACCAATGCAG aaTGGAGGAGAATATGCAGCTCAGCAG CTGATGTCACTTTTGACCCTGAGACTGCACATCCATATCTCATTGTGTCTGAAGACGGGAAAgaagtgagacagacagacacacaacagGGAGTGATGGACAATCCAAAGAGGTTTGACTACTGTGTTAATGTCCTGGCCAGAGAAGGATTCACCTCAGGGAGACACTACTGGGAGGTGGAGGTTGGGGGGAAGACTGACTGGATTTTAGGAGTCACCAGAGAGTCGATCAACAGAAAGGAGAGGATTACACTGAGCCCAGATAATGGATACTGGACTGTGTGGCTGAGGAATGAGAACGAGTATGAGGCTCTCAATTACAGTTCTGTCATTCTACCCCTGAGAGTGAAGCCCCAGACAGTGGGGGTCTTTCTGGACTATGATGAAGGTCAGGTCTCCTTTTACAATGCCCAGTCCCGCTCTCACCTCTACACCTTCACAgactccttcactgagcccctctatccataCTTCAGTCCTTGTAATAACGACGGTGGTAAAAACGCGGCCCCTCTGGTCACACACACACTGACCCCTCTGTATTAA